One region of Permianibacter fluminis genomic DNA includes:
- a CDS encoding DegT/DnrJ/EryC1/StrS family aminotransferase, whose amino-acid sequence MSTFLPFALPEIGQEEIDEVIAVLKSGWITTGPRAKQFEADFASYIGGDVEAIAVNSATAGLHLALEAIGIGPGDEVIIPSYTFTATAEVIRYLGADPVFVDVDAKTLNISPDAIQRAISARTKAIIPVHFAGLACEMTEILATARRNGLRVVEDAAHSLPTTYHGQKIGSLESDVTVFSFYANKTMTTGEGGMVVSRDKEVIARCKVMRLHGISRDAFDRYTSDKPSWFYEVVAPGFKYNMPDLAAAVGIHQLKRLDSFAVKRENMAKRYDEAFSDLPVISPARPAMPTDIHAWHLYPVRLMSEARLGRDDFIKEMAKRGIGCSVHFIPLHRQPVWRDGYKLTPDQFPASEKAYLAEVSLPLYTRMSDVDQQRVIDNVRDLIY is encoded by the coding sequence GTGAGTACATTTTTGCCTTTCGCCTTGCCTGAAATTGGCCAGGAAGAAATTGATGAGGTCATTGCCGTGCTGAAGTCCGGCTGGATCACCACGGGTCCAAGGGCGAAGCAGTTTGAGGCAGATTTTGCTTCCTATATCGGTGGTGATGTCGAAGCCATCGCTGTGAACTCCGCAACGGCTGGACTTCATCTCGCATTGGAAGCAATTGGGATTGGTCCTGGTGATGAGGTCATTATTCCCAGTTACACGTTTACCGCTACCGCTGAGGTAATCCGCTATTTGGGTGCGGACCCTGTTTTTGTCGATGTTGACGCCAAAACGCTTAACATTTCGCCGGATGCCATCCAGCGTGCGATTAGTGCTCGGACAAAAGCCATCATCCCGGTCCATTTTGCTGGGCTCGCTTGCGAAATGACAGAAATTCTTGCAACTGCAAGAAGGAATGGCCTGCGCGTGGTAGAGGACGCGGCACATTCCTTACCGACGACTTACCATGGACAGAAAATTGGCTCACTTGAGAGTGATGTTACCGTTTTTAGCTTTTACGCCAACAAGACCATGACAACCGGAGAGGGGGGGATGGTTGTATCGCGTGACAAGGAGGTGATTGCGCGTTGTAAAGTCATGCGCCTTCATGGCATTAGTCGAGATGCCTTCGACCGATATACGTCCGATAAACCATCGTGGTTTTACGAGGTGGTCGCGCCTGGTTTCAAATACAACATGCCTGATCTGGCGGCCGCTGTTGGAATACATCAGCTGAAAAGGCTCGATAGCTTTGCCGTGAAACGAGAGAACATGGCGAAACGATACGACGAAGCATTCTCTGATTTGCCGGTGATATCGCCAGCAAGGCCGGCAATGCCGACGGATATACATGCGTGGCATCTGTATCCAGTTCGACTGATGTCTGAAGCAAGGCTCGGCAGGGATGACTTCATAAAGGAAATGGCAAAACGTGGCATTGGGTGCTCCGTTCATTTTATCCCGTTACATCGGCAGCCCGTTTGGCGTGATGGTTACAAGCTGACGCCCGATCAGTTTCCTGCTTCTGAGAAGGCGTATTTGGCAGAGGTCAGTCTCCCGCTATATACGAGGATGAGCGATGTTGATCAGCAAAGGGTGATCGACAATGTCCGGGACTTGATCTACTGA